One segment of Gadus chalcogrammus isolate NIFS_2021 chromosome 8, NIFS_Gcha_1.0, whole genome shotgun sequence DNA contains the following:
- the sugp1 gene encoding SURP and G-patch domain-containing protein 1, with product MESSEAGRGGGWKNRPIKTQKNKMSLNIIRQEELIAQKKREIEAKMAEQAKKNVQTPSKPLPQSFPSFQGPNSNKFVNDGSFLQQFMKLHKDKPSSSGSNNGETKGASNPAESPNSQQKKSILIGKRPGLGITSMLNQFKNYSQSKKNPVLSQRPSVFCSPDGDEDEEEVEDSNFLEMKVSPPEDPDTRLILDKMASFVAEGGAELERKAKEDYRDNPVFSFLYDTNSRDYLYYRKRVAEYRKNLPKPIMKSHTVSPPVDEETQQVAVKLAKYVAEGGPEVEAIAAEHNRDNPAFSFLYDHQSPAHHFYKERVEQFRQSKVDRSSPATAEVPESVVQRPAAPPLSAVPPPPPPVPYPYVPNQMGSPLLTPKTEASPPPVKRKRKSRWGSEDDKVELPIPLSAIKQEVDVPDANTPSLSVQDLKGLGYKKGKPLGLVGVTELSEDQRKQLKEQQEMQEMYEMIMKHKRAMAEMQIMWEKALRDHQHEYDSDEEVDQQEGTWEHRLRQMEMEKTREWAESLTDMGKGKHFIGDFLPPEELEKFMETFKALKEGRDPDYSEYKEFKLTVENLGFRMLMKMGWQEGDGLGSDGQGIRQPVHRGQTAVDGAGFGVDRPAELRGNDDEYDAFRKRMMLAYRFRPNPLNNPRRPYY from the exons ATGGAGTCTAGCGAAGCCG GACGTGGTGGAGGCTGGAAGAACAGGCCtataaaaacacagaaaaacaaaatgaGTTTGAACATCATACGACAAGAGGAGCTTATAGctcagaagaagagggagattgAAGCCAAAATGGCAGAACAGGCAAAGAAGAATGTGCAAACTCCGAGCAAGCCATTGCCTCAAAG TTTTCCTAGCTTTCAAGGGCCCAACTCAAACAAGTTTGTAAATGATGGAAGCTTTTTACAGCAGTTTATGAAGTTGCATAAGGACAAACCAAGCTCATCTG gttCCAACAATGGTGAAACCAAAGGTGCTTCTAATCCAGCTGAATCACCAAATTCACAGCAGAAGAAAAGCATTCTCATTGGCAAACGCCCCGGCCTTGGCATCACTAGCATGCTCAACCAATTCAAAAACTACTCCCAGTCCAAGAAGAACCCTGTTCTCAGCCAGAGGCCTAGTGTATTCTGTTCACCAGATGGCGACGAGGATGAAGAAGAAGTGGAAGACTCAAACTTCCTGGAGATGAAAG TCTCTCCCCCAGAGGACCCAGACACCAGGCTCATTCTCGACAAGATGGCTTCTTTTGTGGCAGAAGGAGGTGCCGAGCTAGAGAGAAAAGCCAAGGAGGATTACAGAGACAATCCCGTTTTTTC GTTTTTATATGATACGAACAGCAGAGACTATCTTTACTACAGAAAGAGAGTTGCAGAATACAGAAAGAACTTGCCAAAACCCATTATGAAATCGCATACTG TCTCCCCCCCAGTGGACGAGGAGACCCAGCAGGTGGCTGTGAAGCTGGCAAAGTATGTGGCAGAGGGTGGCCCCGAGGTGGAAGCCATTGCTGCGGAGCACAACCGAGACAACCCTGCATTCAG TTTCTTATATGACCACCAAAGCCCAGCCCATCACTTCTACAAGGAGAGAGTGGAGCAGTTTCGTCAGTCCAAGGTGGACCGGAGTTCTCCGGCGACAGCAGAGGTGCCGGAGTCGGTAGTCCAGCGACCGGCGGCCCCTCCTCTGTCAGCGgtccccccgccgccaccaccagtgCCCTACCCCTATGTCCCCAACCAAATGGGGTCCCCGCTGCTAACCCCCAAAACGGAGGCCTCGCCCCCACCTGTCAAACGAAAGCGGAAGAGTCGTTGGGGGTCTGAAGATGACAAAGTGGAGTTACCAATTCCTCTCAGCGCCATCAAACAGGAGGTCGACGTTCCAGATGCTAACACGCCCTCACTCTCTG TGCAAGACCTAAAGGGGCTCGGATATAAGAAGGGGAAGCCTTTAGGGCTGGTAGGAGTGACAGAACTATCTGAGGACCAGAGGAAGCAGCTCAAAGAACAGCAAGAG ATGCAAGAAATGTATGAAATGATAATGAAGCACAAGCGTGCAATGGCAGAGATGCAGATAATGTGGGAAAAGGCTCTGAGAGACCATCAGCACGAGTATGACAGCGATGAGGAGGTGGACCAACAGGAAGGTACCTGGGAACATCGCCTCCGCCAGATGGAAATGGAGAAAACGAGGG AATGGGCCGAGTCTCTGACAGACATGGGGAAAGGGAAACACTTTATCGGTGACTTCCTGCCACCCGAGGAGTTGGAGAAATTCATGGAGACTTTCAAGGCGCTCAAG GAGGGCCGAGATCCAGATTACTCGGAGTACAAGGAGTTCAAGCTGACCGTGGAGAATCTTGGTTTCCGAATGTTGATGAAGATGGGATGGCAGGAAGGGGATGGATTAGGTTCTGATGGACAGGGCATTAGGCAACCCGTTCATAG GGGACAAACGGCTGTGGATGGAGCAGGATTTGGAGTGGACCGGCCGGCCGAGCTCAGGGGAAATGATGATGAATATGATGCCTTTAGAAAGAGGATGATGCTTGCCTATCGTTTCAGACCCAATCCACTG AACAATCCTCGTAGACCCTActactga
- the rnf126 gene encoding E3 ubiquitin-protein ligase RNF126 produces MAEAPTRPCRFFCHRCTLEISPRLPDYTCPRCDSGFIEELLEDRSVENGSTSTTSTSDPNRPMLENMDHHHQHLFTFPPGYGQFALGIFDDNFDLRAGLPTEDNRETEHWREREMASRQRYSARQPRGRHVPRRQGTRHEGVPTLEGIIQQLVNGIIAPTAMTNIGVGPWGMLHSNPMDYAWGANGLDAIITQLLNQFENTGPPPADRERIKSLPTVRVTAEHVGAGLECPVCKEDYSVGENVRQLPCNHLFHNDCIIPWLEQHDTCPVCRKSLSGQNTATDPPGLSGMNFSPSSSSSSSSSPNNENASSHS; encoded by the exons ATGGCAGAAGCTCCAACACGGCCCTGCCGGTTTTTTTGCCACCGGTGTACATTAGAGATCAGTCCGCGTCTACCG GACTACACCTGTCCACGTTGTGATTCTGGTTTTATTGAGGAACTTCTAGAGGATAGAAG CGTCGAAAATGGGTCCACATCCACCACTTCTACCAGCGATCCAAACAGACCAATGTTGGAG AACatggaccaccaccaccagcacctatTCACATTTCCCCCAGGCTATGGTCAGTTTGCCCTGGGAATATTTGATGATAACTTTGATCTTCGAGCAGGCCTGCCTACAGAGGACAACAGGGAAACCGAGCActggagggaaagggagatggCTTCACGACAACGGTATAGTGCCCGACAACCACGGGGTCGTCACGTGCCCCGACGGCAGGGGACGCGCCATGAAGGAGTGCCTACTCTAGAGGG AATTATTCAGCAGCTAGTAAACGGAATCATTGCACCCACGGCAATGACAAACATTGGAGTGGGACCATG GGGAATGCTGCATTCCAATCCAATGGACTACGCCTGGGGTGCTAACGGGCTTGATGCTATTATTACACAG TTATTGAACCAGTTTGAAAACACTGGTCCCCCTCCCGCTGATAGAGAGAGGATCAAGAGTTTACCCACCGTCAGGGTCACGGCGGAGCATGTGG GTGCGGGTTTAGAATGTCCAGTATGCAAAGAAGACTACAGTGTCGGGGAGAACGTTAGGCAGCTTCCATGCAATCATTTATTCCATAATGACTGTATAATACCATGGCTAGAACAG cACGACACGTGTCCTGTATGCAGAAAGAGTCTCAGTGGACAGAACACGGCCACAGACCCCCCAGGTTTATCAGGGATGAacttctccccttcctcctcctcctcctcctccagctcgccCAACAACGAGAACGCCAGCAGCCACTCGTAG